In a single window of the Rhodococcus qingshengii JCM 15477 genome:
- a CDS encoding aromatic-ring-hydroxylating dioxygenase subunit beta, whose product MSVAFEDRSQGTPDLTDIRQVEAFLYREARYADEHDFDSWEALWTDDALYWVPIDGTDKDPKTHMSVIYDNRNRISTRLKQLRTGKRYAQSPPSNMRRVVSNVELLGTEQAASGVENTVVGANFMLFSAKERGTDTFAGRVTYRLRVIDGAIRLAGKTVVLVDNEYALPNMGFLI is encoded by the coding sequence GTGAGCGTCGCATTCGAAGATCGCAGCCAAGGGACGCCGGATCTCACCGACATCCGTCAGGTGGAAGCATTCCTCTACCGGGAAGCGCGCTATGCCGACGAGCACGACTTCGATTCCTGGGAAGCGCTGTGGACCGACGATGCCCTGTACTGGGTGCCCATCGACGGTACCGACAAGGACCCGAAGACCCACATGTCGGTGATCTACGACAATCGGAATCGTATTTCCACCCGATTGAAGCAATTGCGCACGGGTAAGCGCTATGCGCAATCACCGCCGTCCAACATGCGCCGTGTGGTCTCCAACGTCGAGTTGCTCGGTACGGAGCAGGCCGCGTCCGGTGTCGAGAACACCGTCGTGGGTGCCAATTTCATGTTGTTCTCGGCTAAGGAGCGGGGGACCGACACCTTCGCGGGCCGGGTCACCTACCGACTACGCGTGATTGACGGCGCGATTCGGCTGGCGGGCAAGACCGTGGTCTTGGTGGACAACGAGTATGCACTGCCCAATATGGGCTTCTTGATCTAG
- a CDS encoding acetyl-CoA acetyltransferase — protein MSSNGIADKVAIVAMGCTSFGEHWDRSADDLLVDAMADCFDGNDRISLADVDAFWLGTLGSGQSGLTLSKPLALDYKPVTRVENYCASGSESFRNACYAVASGAYDKVMAVGVEKLKDSGFSGLLRGDPPGDGTAAELSMTAPAAFSLLDPAYCARYGVDPEQMRSAMTHIAWKNHVNGALNPKAQFRSEVSRERIESAPLVAGRLGVFDCSGVSDGAACALIVRAEDAHLYTDTPMYVRGLSLVAGPALGATDPGYDFTTFPEVVRSAQDAYAQAGIIDPRTQISLAEVHDCFTPTELVLMEDLGFADRGQGWKDVLAGEFDRTGRLPVNPDGGLKSFGHPVGASGLRMLYECWLQFRGLAGARQLDDPRTALTHNLGGRPGSCVSFVSVVGRERG, from the coding sequence ATGAGTAGCAATGGAATTGCCGATAAGGTGGCCATCGTCGCTATGGGTTGTACTTCCTTCGGTGAGCATTGGGACCGCAGCGCGGACGATCTGCTCGTCGATGCCATGGCCGATTGCTTCGATGGCAATGATCGCATCTCACTGGCGGACGTCGATGCGTTCTGGCTCGGAACCCTCGGCAGTGGTCAGAGTGGGCTCACGCTGAGCAAGCCGTTGGCCCTGGACTACAAGCCCGTCACTCGCGTCGAGAACTACTGTGCCAGCGGTTCGGAATCATTCCGGAATGCCTGCTATGCAGTGGCTTCCGGTGCGTACGACAAGGTGATGGCCGTTGGTGTGGAGAAGCTCAAAGACTCCGGCTTCTCGGGTTTGCTACGCGGGGATCCTCCCGGGGACGGCACTGCTGCTGAGTTGTCGATGACAGCGCCCGCGGCGTTCTCGCTGCTGGACCCGGCGTACTGCGCACGCTACGGCGTCGACCCCGAGCAAATGCGTTCGGCAATGACGCACATAGCGTGGAAGAACCACGTGAACGGTGCGCTGAATCCCAAGGCGCAGTTCAGATCCGAAGTTTCCCGCGAGCGGATCGAGAGCGCCCCGCTGGTCGCGGGAAGGCTCGGTGTTTTCGACTGCTCCGGCGTGTCCGACGGTGCCGCCTGCGCATTGATCGTCCGCGCGGAGGACGCACACCTCTACACCGACACCCCGATGTATGTGAGGGGACTTTCGCTCGTTGCGGGTCCCGCGTTGGGTGCGACCGACCCAGGCTACGACTTCACGACTTTCCCCGAGGTTGTCCGCAGTGCCCAGGACGCGTACGCACAGGCGGGGATCATCGACCCGCGCACACAGATTTCCCTGGCTGAGGTGCACGACTGCTTCACGCCCACTGAACTTGTCCTGATGGAGGATCTCGGTTTCGCAGACCGTGGACAGGGTTGGAAGGACGTGCTGGCCGGTGAATTCGATCGGACCGGCCGACTTCCCGTGAACCCGGACGGCGGGTTGAAATCGTTCGGTCATCCAGTGGGGGCCAGTGGACTTCGGATGCTGTATGAATGCTGGCTGCAGTTTCGCGGGCTTGCAGGAGCGCGGCAACTGGACGATCCACGGACTGCGTTGACCCACAACTTGGGTGGCCGCCCGGGTAGTTGCGTTTCCTTCGTCTCTGTTGTCGGGCGTGAACGGGGTTGA
- a CDS encoding enoyl-CoA hydratase-related protein, with translation MSLQEQRAVEMAVVDGLATVTLNRPDAKNAMNQDVADDLYDIAQRIAHDSTVRAVLITGNGKVFSVGGDITVFASTPSEEVPEVLGRMAGRYHDALRQFSRLQVPVVAAVHGAVAGGALGLIYVSDIVLAAEGTKFATGFGQIGLAGDGGNSWFLPRLVGARRAAELYFEDRVLNAHEAEDWGLITRVVPASELGEQGAAVARKLATGPTVAYGAMRALFQQSSTTTLSQQLADEAAAVGLIGSSRDAQRAFTSFIARQHPTFEGK, from the coding sequence ATGAGCTTGCAGGAGCAGCGGGCGGTGGAGATGGCTGTAGTGGACGGACTGGCCACCGTCACTCTCAATCGTCCCGATGCCAAGAATGCGATGAACCAGGACGTCGCGGACGATCTCTATGACATCGCGCAGCGTATCGCCCATGACAGCACCGTGCGCGCTGTATTGATCACCGGAAACGGGAAAGTCTTCTCCGTGGGCGGTGACATCACCGTCTTTGCCTCAACCCCCTCGGAGGAGGTGCCCGAAGTTCTCGGACGGATGGCCGGGCGCTATCACGACGCGCTGCGGCAATTCTCCCGGCTGCAGGTACCAGTGGTCGCCGCGGTGCATGGCGCCGTCGCGGGCGGGGCGCTCGGCCTCATCTACGTCTCGGACATCGTGCTCGCTGCCGAGGGAACGAAGTTCGCCACAGGGTTCGGCCAGATCGGACTCGCCGGTGACGGTGGCAATTCTTGGTTCCTGCCACGGCTTGTGGGCGCCCGACGCGCAGCGGAACTCTATTTCGAGGACCGTGTGCTGAACGCGCACGAGGCTGAGGACTGGGGTCTGATCACCCGGGTGGTGCCGGCTTCCGAACTTGGAGAACAGGGCGCTGCCGTGGCACGGAAACTGGCCACCGGTCCTACCGTCGCCTACGGCGCCATGCGGGCGTTGTTCCAGCAGTCGTCCACCACCACGCTGTCGCAGCAACTGGCAGACGAGGCGGCCGCGGTGGGCCTCATCGGTTCGTCCCGAGACGCGCAGCGAGCTTTCACGAGTTTCATTGCCAGACAACACCCCACCTTCGAAGGGAAGTGA
- a CDS encoding acyl-CoA dehydrogenase family protein: MTGLVVDTDEHRLIRESVAKIAEKFGPEYYLERSRSGGNVDELWNELGEAGLVGVHLPEEYGGGGAGLSEFVIVLEELAAHGMPLLIGVISPAICGCIIAEHGSEEMKDEWLPGLASGKRRMAFALTEPEAGSNSHNVTTTARRSGEGWSITGGKYFISAIEEAEALLVVTRDASIEQAPGSKRSPLSLFVVPKNTPGLVFQPLETALVNPDRQFTVFFDDVKVGPEALIGAQGRGLRQVFAGLNPERILASSLSNGIGRYAIAKATVYAKDRKVWDVAIGSHQGVSHPLAEAHVAVQMARLATQRSAALHDAGLDAAEAANMAKFVAADASLKALDQAIQVHGGNGMSKEYGLAELWFITRMLRTAPVSREMVLNYIAQTTLGLPASY, from the coding sequence GTGACCGGATTGGTCGTAGATACCGATGAGCATCGCCTGATTCGCGAGAGCGTCGCGAAGATCGCCGAGAAGTTCGGCCCCGAATACTATTTGGAGCGTTCCCGTTCCGGTGGCAACGTCGACGAGCTCTGGAATGAGCTGGGCGAGGCGGGCCTCGTCGGTGTCCACCTACCCGAGGAATACGGCGGCGGCGGGGCCGGTCTGTCCGAGTTCGTCATCGTGCTCGAAGAACTTGCCGCACACGGGATGCCACTGTTGATCGGCGTCATCTCGCCCGCCATCTGCGGTTGCATCATCGCCGAGCACGGCTCCGAGGAAATGAAGGACGAGTGGCTGCCCGGACTGGCCTCCGGCAAGCGACGAATGGCTTTCGCGCTCACCGAACCGGAGGCGGGCTCCAACAGTCACAATGTGACCACCACGGCCCGTCGCAGTGGCGAGGGCTGGAGCATTACCGGCGGCAAGTACTTCATCTCCGCGATCGAGGAAGCCGAGGCTCTTCTCGTGGTGACGCGAGATGCGAGCATCGAGCAGGCTCCGGGCTCGAAGCGCAGTCCGCTGTCTCTCTTCGTGGTCCCCAAGAACACTCCCGGTCTGGTGTTCCAGCCGCTCGAAACGGCGCTGGTCAATCCGGACCGTCAGTTCACCGTCTTCTTCGACGACGTCAAGGTCGGCCCGGAAGCGCTGATCGGCGCGCAAGGACGGGGTCTGAGGCAGGTGTTCGCCGGACTGAATCCCGAGCGCATCCTGGCGTCCTCGCTGAGCAACGGTATCGGCCGATACGCCATCGCGAAGGCCACCGTATACGCCAAGGACCGCAAGGTGTGGGATGTCGCGATCGGATCGCACCAGGGCGTCTCACATCCGTTGGCGGAAGCACATGTCGCCGTGCAGATGGCGCGTCTCGCCACGCAGCGCAGTGCCGCACTTCACGACGCCGGACTCGATGCTGCCGAAGCTGCGAACATGGCGAAGTTCGTCGCGGCGGATGCGTCGCTCAAAGCTCTCGATCAGGCCATCCAGGTGCACGGAGGCAACGGGATGAGCAAGGAATACGGCCTGGCGGAGTTGTGGTTCATCACGAGGATGCTGCGCACCGCGCCGGTCAGTCGGGAGATGGTGCTCAACTACATCGCTCAGACCACCCTCGGGTTACCGGCTTCGTACTGA
- a CDS encoding OB-fold domain-containing protein has protein sequence MTTQRLGITSYGTYLPRHRVSLAEIASAGGASGGRGERVAASFDEDSTTMAVEAARAALAGGTDQDPRSLYLATTSPAYADKTNAVAVHAALGLDRDVFAADIAGSARGTVAALLTAGESGGLAVLSDVITGRPGSADERSGGDGAAAFVFGSAETALATVLARASLSEEFLDRWRVPGAAAGSQWEERFGLERYLPLIAEVAKEALAKADIGQVDHVVVVSPNSGVTKRAAKLLPAVIGTTGSPIGYAGAAGLGLALADVLDRAEPGQSILLISAADGADALVLRTTDRILQARQSVSVANQLDSGRALPYFTYLNWRGLLDREPPRRPEPDWAAAPPSARALGWKFNFAGTRCSACSFLHLPPARVCKGCGAVDKMIAESLAPREGSVATYTVDRLAFSPSPPVVDAVVNFDGGGRYTLEVADSDAETLRVGARVGLTFRRLGTTSGVHNYFWKAKAL, from the coding sequence ATGACAACTCAACGCCTTGGTATCACGTCATACGGCACGTACCTTCCGCGACACCGGGTGTCCCTGGCCGAGATCGCGAGCGCCGGTGGCGCGAGTGGGGGACGGGGTGAACGTGTTGCCGCGTCGTTCGACGAGGACAGCACCACGATGGCTGTCGAGGCCGCACGTGCGGCGCTCGCGGGCGGGACGGACCAGGATCCGCGTTCGCTGTATCTGGCCACTACCTCGCCGGCGTATGCAGACAAGACCAATGCCGTTGCGGTGCATGCGGCATTGGGTCTGGATCGCGATGTTTTTGCTGCTGATATCGCCGGCAGCGCGCGCGGCACGGTGGCAGCCTTGCTCACGGCTGGAGAGTCGGGCGGCTTGGCAGTGTTGTCCGATGTGATCACCGGGCGGCCGGGTTCGGCCGATGAACGGAGCGGTGGTGACGGGGCGGCGGCTTTCGTCTTCGGTTCCGCTGAGACAGCACTTGCCACAGTGCTCGCTCGGGCCAGCCTCAGTGAAGAGTTCCTGGACCGTTGGCGTGTTCCCGGCGCTGCAGCCGGCAGCCAATGGGAGGAGCGGTTCGGGCTGGAGCGGTACCTCCCGCTGATCGCTGAAGTCGCGAAAGAGGCACTGGCAAAAGCAGATATCGGCCAGGTCGATCACGTCGTGGTGGTCTCGCCCAACAGCGGTGTCACCAAACGAGCAGCGAAACTGCTGCCCGCGGTGATCGGAACTACCGGATCTCCGATCGGGTACGCCGGTGCCGCGGGCCTCGGGCTCGCTCTTGCCGACGTACTGGACCGCGCCGAGCCCGGGCAGTCGATCCTGCTGATCTCGGCGGCCGACGGAGCCGATGCTCTTGTTCTGCGAACTACCGACCGGATCCTCCAGGCTCGCCAGAGTGTCAGCGTGGCAAACCAACTGGACTCTGGCCGTGCGCTCCCGTATTTCACCTATCTCAATTGGCGTGGACTCCTTGATCGTGAGCCGCCGCGCCGTCCTGAACCCGATTGGGCGGCTGCTCCGCCCTCCGCGCGGGCCCTGGGCTGGAAATTCAACTTCGCTGGAACACGTTGTTCTGCTTGCAGTTTCCTGCACCTTCCGCCCGCTCGGGTCTGCAAGGGTTGCGGGGCGGTCGACAAGATGATCGCAGAGTCGCTGGCGCCGCGTGAGGGCAGCGTGGCCACGTACACCGTAGACCGACTGGCGTTCTCGCCGTCTCCGCCGGTCGTGGATGCCGTGGTGAACTTCGACGGCGGTGGCCGTTACACCCTCGAGGTTGCAGATTCCGACGCGGAGACACTGAGGGTCGGCGCCCGAGTAGGCCTGACGTTCCGCCGTTTGGGCACCACAAGCGGAGTGCACAACTACTTCTGGAAGGCCAAGGCGCTATGA